ACATTTTTGTTTTCCTACCTCGCCAGCTTGACTTCTTCCCTATGGCGATTTGCACGGCAGTGCTCTGCGTGGGCCTCTGTGTACTGGTCGCCACCGGCGGTGGCCCTCTCCAGGCCGTACTTCGCACCAAGACCAACAGCTCCGATTTGCGCTCGGCCACGGTGATTGATTTTTTCTTTGGTCTCTGCCTTCTCTACAAAGCCTTCCTGTCCACCTTCCCTCTCAGCACCACATGGGTGTTCCTGGGGTTAATCGGTGGCCGGGAGGTTGCCCTGCGGGTTAAGGAAAAAGAGTTTGAGTTTGTATTCACCAATCGAGAAGGCGGAAATCTTGGACGGATCATCGGTCATGACCTTTGGAAAGCCTTCGTCGGCCTGGTGGTGAGCCTGGGGATTGCCCTCGGGATTCAAACTCTGGTTTGACTCAGCGGCAGTTGAATTCCCCCAACACTGGATTTCCAAAGAATGGAAGGGGTGTCTGCCCCTTGTTGAACCTCCCATCACCATCAAATTGAAGAGGTTCGGGACAGAAAGTGCCTGCGGAATCCACCGATTAACAGCCTTCTAAACCGTGGAAAACCAGGGACAACTCAGCCGCAAAAAGCACCACCGCTTTTCCCCAGGCTGTGAGCAATGGGGAAAAGGGTCAATTGTCCCCAATGCCTCGCTGAGATTCCACAACCGTTTTCAAGTCAAAAGCAAGACAAACACTGGGGTTAAGGACTCTTTCCCTCCTTTCCACAAGACCTACTACGGCTGTTTTAGTAGTTCTTTTAAGAGAATAAAAACAGCCCTAAAGCCGGGGAACACAAAAAAAGCGTGAAACCATTGCGCTTCTCCCAAGCCTGTGAAATTGTGAGGGGAGATTTGTTCACGCCGTTGATTCGGACCTCATGAAATTGGTCTGTTCCCAGGCAGAACTCAACGCAGCTCTGCAGTTGGTCAGTCGAGCTGTCGCTTCGCGTCCAACCCATCCGGTGTTGGCCAATGTTTTGCTCACTGCCGATGCCGGCACCGATCGGCTCAGCCTCACAGGATTTGATCTGAATTTGGGAATTCAGACGTCACTCCCTGCTTCAGTCGACACAAGTGGTGCCGTGACATTGCCCGCCCGCTTGCTTGGTGAAATCGTCTCCAAGCTGTCCAGTGATTCGCCGGTTTCATTGTCCAGTGATGCGGGTGCCGAACAGGTTGAGCTCACCAGCTCCAGCGGCAGTTATCAGATGCGAGGAATGCCCGCTGATGATTTTCCTGAGCTCCCACTCGTGGAGAACGGCACAGCCTTACGTGTCGATCCCTCCTCTTTGCTGAAAGCTCTGCGCGCGACCTTGTTCGCAAGTAGTGCTGATGAGGCGAAACAGCTCCTCACAGGAGTTCATCTGCGCTTCAATCAGAAACGTTTGGAGGCCGCATCCACCGACGGGCATCGTCTTGCGATGTTGACGGTTGAGGATGCCTTGCAGGCTGAAATCAATGCTGACGAGTCTGAGCCTGCTGAATTAGCGGTCACGCTTCCGGCACGCTCCCTGCGTGAGGTGGAGCGATTAATGGCGAGCTGGAAAGGCGATGATCCGGTCAGCCTGTTCTGTGAGCGAGGTCAGGTCGTCGTGCTCGCGGCCGATCAGATGGTGACGAGTCGCACCCTGGAAGGGACCTATCCCAATTACCGCCAGCTGATTCCCGATGGTTTTAGCCGCACGATTGATCTGGATCGGCGGGCTTTCATCTCTGCTTTGGAACGCATCGCAGTCTTGGCTGACCAACACAACAATGTGGTCCGGATCGCTACGGAACCAGCCACGGGATTGGTTCAGATCAGTGCTGATGCCCAAGATGTGGGTAGTGGTTCTGAGTCGTTACCAGCCGAGATCAATGGCGATGCCGTACAAATTGCCTTCAATGTGCGTTATGTGCTGGATGGCCTCAAGGCCATGGATTGTGATCGCATCAGGTTGTCTTGCAACGCTCCAACAACGCCGGCGATCCTCACCCCAACCAATGATGAGTCTGGACTCACCTACCTGGTGATGCCTGTTCAGATCCGTTCCTGAAACCGTTCACGACCTCTTGACTGTTCCGGACCAGCTCCTCTTGAGCGATCTGTTGCACCACCGGGTGCGCTGTGATCAAGGCCTTGATCATGGGCCAGGGGTGATGGCTTGGATGCATCCGCCTGTCCATCGGTTGCTCGGTTGGGTGAGTCGCCCGTCTGCGTTGCGTACCAGTCGAGATGTGTGGCGACTGGATCAATGTCGTGGATTCGACGACCAGCAGGTTTTTGTGAAGGGGGCTCCTGCTGAAGCTGATCAGATCACCTTGGATCGGTTGCCAACCTTGCTGGATGCCGATCTTCTCAACGCCGATGGAGAGAGGATTGGCATCATCGCCGATTTGGCTTTCTTGCCAGCGAGCGGGCAAATCAGTCATTACCTGGTGGCACGCAGTGACCCTCGCCTACCTGGAACCAGTCGCTGGCGCTTGTTGCCAGATCGAATCGTTGATCAACAGCCTGGCTTGGTGTCCACGGCTATCCATGAGCTCGATGATTTGCCTCTGGCTCGGGCCAGTGTTCGTCAGGATTTTCTTCAGCGTTCAAGGCATTGGAGGGAACAGCTCCAGCAGTTTGGAGATCGCGCTGGTGAGCGCCTAGAGGGCTGGTTAGAAGAACCGCCTTGGGACGAGCATCCTGCGGCCTCAGACATTGCCTCTTCCTATCCGTCAGCAGCATCTTCCACTGTCGACCCATTAGACGACTGGGATGATGGCGATTGGCCCGATGAGCCTGGGGGTGAGCGTGGCCGTTCAGCTCGAAATCATTCA
The window above is part of the Synechococcus sp. WH 8020 genome. Proteins encoded here:
- the dnaN gene encoding DNA polymerase III subunit beta, translating into MKLVCSQAELNAALQLVSRAVASRPTHPVLANVLLTADAGTDRLSLTGFDLNLGIQTSLPASVDTSGAVTLPARLLGEIVSKLSSDSPVSLSSDAGAEQVELTSSSGSYQMRGMPADDFPELPLVENGTALRVDPSSLLKALRATLFASSADEAKQLLTGVHLRFNQKRLEAASTDGHRLAMLTVEDALQAEINADESEPAELAVTLPARSLREVERLMASWKGDDPVSLFCERGQVVVLAADQMVTSRTLEGTYPNYRQLIPDGFSRTIDLDRRAFISALERIAVLADQHNNVVRIATEPATGLVQISADAQDVGSGSESLPAEINGDAVQIAFNVRYVLDGLKAMDCDRIRLSCNAPTTPAILTPTNDESGLTYLVMPVQIRS